A stretch of the Clostridium fungisolvens genome encodes the following:
- a CDS encoding alpha/beta fold hydrolase has protein sequence MGYYVKTDDDVKIYVEDINPKCDKTILFIHGWPANHNLFEYQFDELPKLGYRCIGIDIRGFGKSDKPAEGYDYDRLADDVRCVVNAIKLKNFTLGGHSVGGAIAIKYMSRHKGYGVSKLALFAAAAPSLTRRPEFPAGISKEDVTALIEQTYVDRPKMLRTFGEMFFFQNITKPFSQWFFNLGLEASGIATAAVATSFRDEELFSDIKKIEVPTLILHGIHDKVCLFPLAVALSQGIKDSKLVPFENSGHGLFYEEKDKFNKELIKFIED, from the coding sequence TTGGGATATTACGTTAAGACAGATGATGATGTAAAAATATATGTAGAAGATATTAATCCGAAATGTGATAAAACTATATTATTTATTCATGGATGGCCAGCAAATCATAATTTGTTTGAATATCAATTTGATGAATTACCTAAGCTTGGATATAGATGCATTGGCATAGATATAAGAGGCTTCGGAAAATCAGATAAGCCTGCTGAAGGTTATGATTACGATAGATTAGCTGATGATGTTAGATGTGTTGTTAATGCCATAAAACTAAAGAACTTTACCCTCGGAGGGCATTCTGTAGGTGGAGCAATAGCTATTAAATACATGTCTCGTCATAAAGGTTATGGTGTATCAAAGCTTGCTCTATTTGCAGCAGCAGCACCTAGCTTAACTAGAAGACCAGAATTTCCTGCTGGTATTAGCAAAGAAGATGTAACAGCTCTTATTGAACAAACATATGTAGATAGACCAAAAATGCTCAGAACTTTTGGTGAAATGTTCTTTTTTCAAAACATAACTAAGCCGTTTTCCCAGTGGTTCTTTAATCTTGGACTAGAAGCATCTGGAATAGCTACGGCTGCAGTTGCCACTTCCTTTAGGGATGAAGAGTTATTTTCTGATATAAAGAAAATTGAAGTACCAACTCTAATTCTACATGGAATCCATGATAAAGTTTGTCTTTTTCCTCTTGCAGTTGCATTAAGCCAAGGAATCAAAGATTCTAAATTAGTACCTTTTGAAAATAGCGGACACGGTCTATTCTATGAGGAAAAAGATAAATTCAATAAAGAATTAATAAAGTTCATTGAAGATTAA
- a CDS encoding beta-glucoside-specific PTS transporter subunit IIABC, which translates to MNYNEFAKDILEKVGGISNVKSVTNCATRLRFKLKNIKKVDIEGINTNKEIMGAVNKGGQFQIIVGTDVARICNEIRKIGNFAEDDISEDKEIRSPGTAILDTISGVFTPILPAITGAGMLKAMLALLTAFNILSKSSETYYVLNFIGDAGFYFLPIFLAYTSAIKFKCNPFLAMTLGAVLLHPDFSALVKAGKDVSFLGIPITLAKYPSSVIPIILIVWVMSYIERIADRISPKSIKFFTKPLLVLLVSAPLALIAIGPLGSLIGDLLSNVINYFNAKAGWLVLTLLSGTMPLLVMTGMHYSVVPIAMEAMNKFGFESLIVPAMLASNIAQGGAALAVAIKTKNKELKQLASSSGITAVFGITEPAMYGVNLRYKRPFVAVLIGGACGGFYAAVTGLKSYTLASPGLAAIPIFLGTRANFINAIIVCIISFVVAFVLTWIIGFEEIQNQEKVKVESVNTHEHEKPITQQQDSLNRKILVKSPIKGEVIDLSKVNDDTFADEIMGKGIAINPAEGIVYSPVNGRITMLFPTKHAISITSDEGVEILIHIGIDTVHLEGKYFEAFVNTGDIIEAGDKLISFDRDSIKREGYDVVTPVIVTNSHKYLEVLKADNVTVEHGDDLLTIL; encoded by the coding sequence ATGAATTATAATGAATTTGCAAAAGATATATTAGAAAAGGTTGGTGGTATATCTAACGTAAAAAGTGTAACTAATTGTGCTACCCGCTTGAGATTTAAACTGAAAAATATTAAAAAAGTTGATATAGAAGGGATAAACACAAATAAGGAGATTATGGGAGCTGTAAATAAAGGTGGACAGTTTCAGATAATAGTTGGAACAGATGTAGCACGTATATGCAATGAAATAAGGAAGATAGGAAACTTTGCTGAAGACGATATAAGCGAAGATAAAGAAATAAGATCTCCTGGGACTGCTATATTAGATACTATTTCGGGAGTATTTACGCCAATATTACCTGCAATAACTGGAGCGGGTATGTTAAAGGCAATGTTGGCTTTACTTACAGCTTTCAATATATTATCTAAATCAAGTGAAACTTATTATGTATTAAATTTTATAGGTGATGCAGGATTTTATTTTTTACCGATATTTTTAGCATATACCTCTGCAATTAAATTTAAGTGTAATCCTTTTTTAGCGATGACCTTAGGAGCAGTACTTTTACATCCAGATTTTTCTGCTTTAGTTAAAGCAGGAAAGGATGTAAGCTTTTTAGGTATTCCAATTACTTTAGCAAAATATCCATCTTCAGTAATTCCTATTATTTTAATAGTTTGGGTGATGTCTTATATCGAGAGAATTGCTGATAGAATTTCACCAAAGTCTATTAAGTTTTTTACTAAGCCATTGTTGGTTTTATTAGTCTCAGCTCCACTAGCATTGATTGCAATAGGGCCTTTAGGATCACTAATAGGTGATTTACTAAGTAATGTTATAAATTATTTTAATGCTAAAGCTGGTTGGCTTGTTTTAACCTTATTATCGGGCACCATGCCGCTTTTGGTTATGACAGGAATGCACTACAGTGTAGTTCCTATAGCTATGGAAGCAATGAATAAATTTGGGTTTGAATCTCTCATAGTACCAGCTATGCTTGCTTCTAATATTGCTCAAGGAGGTGCAGCTCTAGCTGTAGCTATAAAGACAAAAAATAAAGAACTCAAACAGTTGGCAAGTTCATCGGGAATTACTGCAGTTTTTGGAATAACAGAACCAGCAATGTATGGAGTTAACTTAAGATATAAGAGGCCTTTTGTAGCAGTGTTAATAGGAGGAGCCTGTGGAGGATTTTATGCTGCAGTAACAGGATTAAAGTCGTACACTCTCGCATCGCCAGGACTTGCTGCTATACCAATTTTCTTAGGAACAAGAGCTAACTTTATTAATGCAATTATAGTATGTATAATCTCATTTGTAGTAGCCTTTGTATTAACGTGGATAATAGGCTTTGAAGAAATACAGAATCAAGAAAAGGTAAAGGTTGAAAGTGTAAATACTCATGAACATGAAAAGCCAATAACACAGCAACAAGATTCATTAAACAGAAAGATACTTGTAAAAAGTCCTATTAAAGGAGAGGTCATAGACTTATCAAAAGTCAATGATGACACGTTTGCAGATGAGATTATGGGTAAAGGTATAGCAATTAATCCAGCTGAAGGGATAGTTTACTCACCTGTAAACGGGAGAATAACAATGCTATTCCCTACAAAACATGCAATATCCATAACCTCTGATGAAGGAGTTGAGATATTGATACATATTGGTATTGATACTGTACATTTAGAGGGTAAGTATTTTGAGGCTTTTGTAAATACAGGAGATATAATAGAAGCTGGTGATAAGCTTATAAGTTTTGATCGTGATTCAATAAAAAGAGAAGGTTATGATGTAGTTACTCCTGTAATAGTAACAAATTCTCATAAATATCTAGAAGTACTTAAGGCTGATAATGTTACTGTTGAGCATGGCGATGATCTTTTAACTATCTTATAA
- a CDS encoding multicopper oxidase family protein: MVITPDINTLPCITKNGIKYFELIAEPVKQELLPDLFINAWGYNGSTPGPTILVYPGDIVNIRVYNNLPEPTSIHWHGLDVPNNMDGVPDVEPTPKIQPGSYFDYRFKIVNPPGTHMYHTHVNNSRQEMMGLCGGFIILDPKKQSNIDYDYFIMLQEFHLKGLEMGEIRPGLYDIDPIAHDFNFFTMNGRSFPSTTSITTSLNSIVRIRLGNISMNAHPIHLHGHQFLVVASDGNSMSYNNYLLKNTILVAPGETWDVIFKSDNPGIWPFHCHIAHHMSNNMTKPTGGMFTTINYKY, encoded by the coding sequence TTGGTTATTACTCCAGATATAAATACATTACCCTGTATAACAAAAAATGGAATAAAATATTTTGAGTTAATTGCTGAACCAGTTAAGCAAGAATTGCTACCTGATCTCTTTATTAATGCATGGGGCTATAATGGAAGTACTCCTGGACCTACTATTTTAGTTTATCCAGGTGATATAGTAAACATCAGGGTTTATAATAATCTCCCAGAACCAACCAGCATTCATTGGCATGGTCTAGATGTGCCTAACAATATGGATGGGGTCCCTGATGTAGAGCCTACTCCAAAAATCCAGCCCGGTAGCTATTTTGATTATAGATTTAAGATAGTTAATCCTCCTGGAACTCATATGTACCATACTCATGTAAACAACAGCCGTCAGGAGATGATGGGACTATGTGGAGGTTTCATAATCTTAGATCCCAAGAAACAATCTAATATAGACTACGATTATTTTATTATGCTTCAGGAGTTCCACTTAAAAGGCCTTGAAATGGGTGAAATTAGACCTGGCTTATATGATATTGACCCCATTGCTCATGATTTTAACTTTTTTACTATGAACGGTCGTTCCTTCCCTTCTACAACATCAATAACTACTAGTTTAAACAGCATAGTTCGAATAAGACTTGGCAATATCTCTATGAATGCTCATCCAATACATCTTCATGGCCATCAATTTTTAGTTGTTGCATCTGATGGTAATAGTATGAGCTATAATAATTATCTCTTAAAAAACACAATCCTTGTTGCCCCCGGTGAGACATGGGATGTAATATTTAAGTCTGACAACCCTGGTATTTGGCCATTCCACTGCCACATTGCTCACCACATGTCTAATAATATGACAAAACCAACTGGGGGAATGTTTACCACAATTAATTATAAATATTAA
- a CDS encoding cellulase family glycosylhydrolase, whose product MLRKSKGLSVAIATLMLLGTMVTTTVKTKAATIGSTGFLKTNGTVIRDNKGTGSVVNLRGTNLGGWLLQENWMSPLGVTDEWTLRETLTNRFGEATKESLINTYQDAWLNTGDLDNIKNMGMNFVRVPILYLDLMDKYGNWKSNPWSRLDWLVNECSTRGIYVLLDLHGTFGGQNTFDNCGEANSDPQLWKNTQYQDRTVTLWQGIATHFKGNPTVAGYDLLNEPDKVGRDQLNGFYNRLYQAIRAIDPDHMIYMEGAWDWNQLYAPSVYGWTNVVYEMHYYAMANSQPTDWNAQNGLIDSAVQGMKDHQASWNIPVYAGEFCVFDFDDLWEKFLSQMNSINASWTNWTYKITNGSNHWGFYKYNNNPVPDINNDSAATIASKWQKFNTANFLPNTSFQDLVKKYTGAPAVTTQYSYLTARANGKVISADNYGNDPLIANRDTAGDWELFKVIDNGDGTISFQSKINGKYVAADLNNGNKLIARSTSIQQWEKFKKVPQTDGTIALQAMANNLYVTADLNNNGVLYATKTAVGGAWEAFNLTQQ is encoded by the coding sequence ATGTTAAGGAAAAGTAAGGGATTATCAGTTGCAATTGCTACCTTGATGCTTTTAGGAACCATGGTTACTACAACAGTAAAAACAAAAGCTGCTACTATTGGAAGTACTGGTTTCTTAAAAACTAATGGAACGGTGATAAGGGACAATAAAGGGACAGGCTCCGTGGTGAATCTTAGAGGTACAAACTTAGGAGGTTGGTTATTACAAGAAAACTGGATGTCCCCACTAGGAGTAACAGACGAATGGACATTACGTGAGACTTTGACTAATAGGTTTGGAGAGGCCACAAAAGAAAGCTTAATCAATACCTACCAAGATGCATGGCTTAATACTGGTGACTTAGACAATATAAAGAATATGGGGATGAACTTTGTCCGTGTTCCTATATTATATCTCGATTTAATGGACAAGTATGGTAACTGGAAGTCAAATCCGTGGAGCAGATTAGACTGGTTGGTAAATGAATGTTCTACTAGAGGTATATATGTTTTACTTGATCTTCACGGAACTTTTGGAGGCCAAAATACCTTCGATAATTGCGGAGAAGCGAACTCAGATCCACAGCTTTGGAAAAATACTCAATATCAAGATAGAACTGTAACCTTATGGCAAGGTATAGCTACTCACTTCAAAGGAAATCCAACAGTTGCAGGTTATGATCTATTAAATGAGCCAGATAAAGTTGGAAGAGATCAGCTTAATGGATTTTATAACAGATTATATCAAGCAATCCGAGCTATAGATCCAGATCATATGATATACATGGAAGGTGCTTGGGATTGGAATCAACTATATGCTCCATCAGTTTATGGATGGACTAATGTAGTTTATGAAATGCACTATTATGCTATGGCTAATAGTCAGCCAACTGATTGGAATGCTCAAAATGGCTTAATAGATTCAGCAGTTCAAGGTATGAAGGATCACCAAGCTTCTTGGAATATACCGGTTTATGCAGGAGAATTCTGCGTATTTGATTTTGATGATCTATGGGAAAAGTTCTTATCACAAATGAACTCTATAAATGCTTCTTGGACAAACTGGACATACAAAATAACTAATGGTAGCAACCATTGGGGCTTCTACAAATACAATAACAATCCAGTACCAGATATAAATAATGATAGTGCAGCAACAATAGCTTCTAAGTGGCAAAAATTCAACACTGCAAACTTCTTACCAAACACATCATTCCAAGACCTAGTTAAGAAATACACAGGTGCTCCTGCAGTAACTACTCAATATTCATACTTAACAGCAAGAGCTAACGGAAAAGTAATCAGTGCAGATAACTATGGAAACGATCCTTTAATAGCTAATAGAGATACTGCTGGAGATTGGGAACTATTTAAGGTTATAGATAACGGAGATGGAACTATCTCTTTCCAATCTAAAATTAATGGAAAATATGTTGCTGCAGATCTTAATAACGGAAATAAACTTATAGCTAGAAGTACTTCAATTCAACAGTGGGAAAAATTTAAGAAAGTACCACAAACTGATGGAACAATTGCACTTCAAGCAATGGCAAATAACCTTTATGTAACTGCAGATTTAAACAACAACGGCGTATTATATGCAACTAAAACAGCAGTCGGTGGTGCATGGGAAGCCTTTAATCTTACACAACAATAA
- a CDS encoding RNA polymerase sigma factor — translation MYFDEVSDGMFEFDDSPTDFENNIILAKEGDKDAFISIIEEYKIDLYRMGRTILDSDDDIGDAMQETVLKAYKSLKNLKNFHSFKTWIIKIMVNECNNILRGRKKVMFFDKIFHKEESYVDDYNFDKQPVLQAVKKLEHKFREPILLYYYQDLSVKEISKCLDISEGTVKSRLSRARNKLFQLLKEVRE, via the coding sequence ATGTATTTTGATGAGGTAAGTGATGGGATGTTTGAATTTGATGACAGTCCAACAGATTTTGAAAACAATATAATATTAGCGAAAGAAGGAGACAAAGATGCTTTTATAAGTATCATTGAAGAATATAAGATAGATCTATATAGAATGGGAAGAACAATTTTGGATAGTGACGATGACATTGGCGATGCTATGCAGGAAACTGTGCTTAAGGCCTATAAAAGTTTGAAGAATCTTAAGAATTTCCATAGCTTCAAGACTTGGATTATAAAGATAATGGTTAATGAATGTAATAACATATTGAGAGGCAGAAAAAAGGTTATGTTCTTTGATAAGATATTTCATAAAGAAGAAAGCTACGTAGATGATTATAATTTTGATAAACAACCTGTGCTGCAGGCTGTAAAGAAGTTAGAACATAAATTTAGAGAACCAATACTTCTTTATTATTACCAAGACTTAAGTGTTAAGGAAATATCCAAGTGCCTTGATATTTCTGAAGGTACAGTTAAATCTAGACTATCAAGAGCCAGAAATAAGCTGTTTCAGTTATTAAAGGAGGTACGGGAATAA
- the licT gene encoding BglG family transcription antiterminator LicT: MKVKKIFNNNILLAEDENLLEMVLLGRGVAFQKKPGDDIGLDKVEKTFVLNSPELANKFIELIKEVPVNHLELTNKIIEEAQTDLGVNLNESIYIALADHINYALSRNKQGINMKNALLWEIKKFYKKEFAAALKSLKLIQYYEGISLPEDEAGFIALHFVNAQQGGEDIKQTILVTEMVEDVLKIVKFHYNLNIDESSLNYSRFVTHIRYFAKRLLAKELSGSDEDFLYEQIKDKYPQAHECALKVRNYIKKKFDVLITNDEMLYFMLHINRVTQREGK; the protein is encoded by the coding sequence ATGAAAGTAAAGAAGATATTTAACAATAACATTTTGTTAGCTGAGGATGAGAATCTACTAGAAATGGTGCTTCTAGGACGAGGTGTAGCATTTCAGAAGAAGCCTGGTGATGATATAGGTTTGGATAAAGTAGAGAAGACCTTTGTTCTTAATTCACCTGAACTCGCTAATAAATTTATAGAATTAATTAAAGAAGTTCCTGTAAATCATCTTGAACTTACAAACAAAATAATTGAAGAAGCACAAACAGATTTAGGAGTAAATCTTAATGAAAGTATTTATATTGCTTTAGCAGACCATATTAATTATGCCTTAAGCAGAAACAAGCAAGGCATAAACATGAAGAATGCGTTACTTTGGGAAATCAAGAAGTTTTATAAGAAAGAATTTGCAGCAGCATTAAAGTCTTTAAAGCTTATACAATACTATGAAGGTATATCTTTACCTGAAGATGAGGCTGGATTTATAGCATTGCATTTTGTAAATGCACAGCAAGGTGGAGAAGATATTAAACAAACCATTTTAGTTACAGAAATGGTTGAAGATGTACTGAAAATAGTTAAATTCCACTATAATTTGAATATTGATGAGTCAAGTTTAAATTATAGTAGATTTGTCACACATATAAGATATTTTGCAAAAAGACTTTTAGCGAAAGAGCTTTCAGGAAGTGATGAAGATTTCCTATATGAACAGATAAAAGATAAATATCCTCAAGCTCATGAATGTGCCCTAAAGGTTAGAAATTATATAAAGAAAAAATTTGACGTGCTTATAACAAACGACGAAATGCTTTATTTTATGCTTCATATAAACAGAGTAACTCAAAGAGAAGGAAAGTAA
- a CDS encoding DUF4179 domain-containing protein produces the protein MEEKLFNRIMEKEMSKEEELKIPDSINIKLGKAYEIIKTDEADNEKKRKTNKRKKAIIAASLAFLVLTTVVVTPALADNIPPLKELSKHLKNMYFFNDNYITNATEINMSKTYDGIEVALQGVIYDESSLKFIYTVTSDKKLQWGVQIRKNSLKINGKEILENTYSNRINADETKISKQDDKLEKYAVITSYDISDLKLDDVVNIDWSLNEIHTQNYKFAEGNWDFNFKISKELLKANSKIIDINYKTDIDGYKFNIDKVIFTPVETKILASYDQKFDEDYSEAIKLSSKGLKSDIDKFRQINGEFNFWNMYICDDNGNAFEQTSGLGHDGKIVATFTPSKEIPKKLIFTPINEKLNSIRVPKDNQYKALNELKAPFEYNDGKDMSFIINSMKRDNNKLKINVTFKGDFIERRALEPFVIVPKNIKAIQVDVNGEKFINSDEFMVASNKTRKVSSWDYYKKANNINNTLDYEFELKDNEDYNIVFEKYEDNIFMKDQQLVIDLNK, from the coding sequence ATGGAAGAAAAGTTGTTTAATAGAATTATGGAAAAAGAGATGAGTAAAGAAGAAGAATTGAAAATTCCAGACTCAATTAATATAAAGTTAGGTAAAGCATATGAGATAATTAAGACTGATGAAGCAGATAATGAAAAGAAGAGAAAAACCAATAAGAGAAAAAAGGCAATCATCGCCGCTTCTTTAGCATTTTTAGTTTTAACAACAGTTGTGGTTACACCTGCATTAGCTGATAATATACCGCCTTTGAAGGAGCTTTCTAAACATCTAAAGAATATGTACTTTTTTAATGATAACTACATCACCAATGCTACTGAAATAAATATGAGTAAAACTTATGATGGTATAGAGGTAGCGTTACAAGGAGTAATATATGATGAATCCAGTTTGAAGTTTATTTATACAGTGACAAGTGATAAAAAGCTTCAGTGGGGAGTTCAGATTAGAAAGAATAGTTTAAAGATAAATGGTAAAGAGATTTTAGAGAACACTTACTCTAATAGAATTAACGCGGATGAAACTAAGATATCCAAGCAAGATGATAAACTAGAAAAATATGCAGTTATCACAAGTTATGATATTTCAGATTTAAAGTTAGATGATGTTGTTAATATAGACTGGAGTTTAAACGAAATCCATACGCAAAATTATAAATTTGCTGAAGGCAACTGGGATTTTAATTTTAAGATTTCAAAAGAGTTGTTAAAAGCTAATTCTAAGATAATTGATATAAATTATAAAACTGATATAGATGGATATAAGTTTAATATTGATAAAGTGATATTTACGCCAGTGGAAACTAAAATTTTAGCAAGTTATGATCAAAAGTTTGATGAGGACTATTCTGAAGCTATAAAGTTAAGTAGCAAGGGACTGAAAAGTGATATCGATAAATTTAGGCAGATAAATGGAGAGTTTAACTTTTGGAACATGTATATTTGTGATGACAACGGAAATGCATTTGAACAGACAAGTGGATTGGGTCATGATGGGAAAATAGTAGCTACTTTTACACCATCAAAAGAAATTCCTAAGAAGCTTATATTTACACCTATCAATGAAAAGTTAAATTCTATCAGAGTTCCTAAAGATAATCAATATAAAGCGTTAAATGAGTTAAAAGCACCATTTGAATATAATGATGGAAAAGATATGAGCTTCATAATTAATTCAATGAAAAGAGATAATAATAAACTTAAGATTAATGTAACCTTTAAAGGCGATTTTATAGAAAGAAGAGCATTAGAACCTTTTGTAATTGTCCCTAAAAACATAAAAGCTATCCAGGTAGATGTTAACGGAGAAAAGTTCATTAATTCAGATGAGTTTATGGTAGCTTCAAATAAAACGAGGAAAGTAAGCTCTTGGGATTACTATAAAAAAGCTAATAATATAAATAATACTCTTGATTATGAGTTTGAACTTAAAGATAACGAAGACTATAATATAGTATTTGAAAAATATGAAGACAATATTTTCATGAAGGATCAACAGTTGGTAATAGATTTAAACAAGTAA
- a CDS encoding TetR/AcrR family transcriptional regulator, translated as MSKETYHHKDLKEALIKNGLLLLNEVGIKEFSLRKVAAMCGVSHAAPYKHFKDKDDLIEAINNQVWDSFTLKLKDATNSSESEPKRQVMDIGKAYVQFMVENPEYLKFMFLSNNDKVIKIENNEFIGHEETSFEVFKNVAQKYLAESGFNNEQQMGAILAMWSMVHGIALLICNNSIQYEGNYLELVDKMLRTSLIKEIK; from the coding sequence ATGAGTAAAGAAACATATCATCATAAGGACTTAAAAGAAGCTCTGATAAAAAATGGATTATTACTCCTTAACGAAGTTGGAATAAAAGAATTTTCCTTAAGAAAAGTTGCTGCAATGTGTGGAGTAAGCCACGCAGCGCCTTATAAACATTTCAAGGATAAAGATGATTTAATAGAAGCTATAAACAATCAGGTGTGGGATAGTTTTACTTTAAAACTTAAGGATGCTACGAATTCCAGTGAATCTGAACCTAAGAGGCAAGTTATGGATATTGGAAAGGCATATGTGCAGTTTATGGTAGAAAATCCCGAGTATCTAAAATTCATGTTTCTATCTAATAATGATAAGGTTATTAAGATTGAGAACAATGAATTTATAGGCCATGAAGAAACATCTTTTGAAGTATTCAAAAATGTTGCTCAAAAATATCTTGCAGAAAGTGGGTTTAATAATGAGCAGCAAATGGGAGCAATTCTGGCTATGTGGAGCATGGTTCATGGTATAGCTTTGCTGATTTGTAACAATAGTATACAATATGAAGGGAACTACTTGGAGCTAGTTGATAAAATGCTACGCACAAGCTTGATTAAAGAGATTAAATAA
- a CDS encoding serine hydrolase domain-containing protein has protein sequence MSQFERLTPLLKSFVEKGPAGCSCSVFQNRSQKYSNFVGFSDLENKTLISENTIYRIYSMTKVITCVAALILYEKGLFLLNDPIDEYLPEFKNSLVHRYTPYGALYTSPASKPITIKDLFTMSSGLTYPGDNIETARCISKIEKDFAHKFSSGEKYNIRDFSKAIATVPLAFDPGTHWQYGYSHDILGALIEVVSSKSLSQFFKDEIFTPLEMKDTFFRIPEDKLHRLCCLYNRSEDGILTKITNMDVNYKPDAIFESGGAGLLSTLSDYSRFAQMLANGGELNGIKILSSKTIELMSTNHLSPEQILDFDWPYQAGYGYGLGVRVMIDKVKAGSNSSVGEFGWCGMAGTWVMIDPKEKLSAVYMQQMFPNFEAYHQPRLRNVIYGSL, from the coding sequence ATGAGTCAGTTTGAAAGGCTTACTCCATTATTGAAAAGTTTTGTAGAAAAAGGTCCTGCTGGATGTTCCTGCTCAGTGTTTCAAAACAGAAGCCAGAAATATAGCAATTTTGTAGGATTTTCAGATTTAGAAAATAAAACACTAATATCAGAAAACACTATATATAGAATTTATTCAATGACCAAAGTTATTACCTGTGTTGCTGCACTTATTTTATATGAAAAAGGTCTTTTTCTTCTTAATGATCCCATAGATGAATATCTTCCTGAGTTCAAAAACTCTTTAGTCCATAGATATACTCCATATGGAGCTTTGTATACCTCGCCTGCATCAAAACCAATAACCATAAAAGATCTTTTCACCATGTCTTCTGGCTTAACTTATCCAGGCGATAACATTGAAACCGCACGATGCATTTCAAAAATAGAAAAAGATTTTGCTCATAAATTCTCTTCTGGCGAAAAATATAATATTAGAGATTTCTCAAAAGCAATTGCAACAGTACCACTAGCTTTCGATCCTGGAACCCATTGGCAATATGGCTATAGTCATGATATTCTTGGTGCCTTAATTGAAGTTGTATCTAGCAAAAGTTTAAGTCAATTTTTTAAGGATGAAATCTTCACTCCTCTAGAAATGAAAGATACTTTTTTCAGGATTCCAGAAGATAAACTTCATAGGTTATGTTGTCTCTACAATCGTTCAGAAGATGGAATCTTAACAAAGATCACCAATATGGATGTAAATTATAAACCTGATGCTATTTTTGAAAGTGGTGGTGCAGGTCTATTGTCTACTTTAAGTGACTACAGTCGTTTTGCTCAGATGCTAGCCAATGGAGGTGAGCTAAACGGAATTAAAATACTTAGTTCTAAAACCATTGAGCTCATGTCTACAAATCATCTAAGCCCAGAACAAATATTGGATTTTGATTGGCCTTATCAGGCTGGTTACGGGTATGGCCTTGGTGTAAGAGTAATGATAGACAAAGTAAAGGCTGGTTCAAACAGTTCTGTAGGAGAATTTGGCTGGTGTGGGATGGCTGGTACTTGGGTTATGATAGACCCTAAAGAAAAGCTCTCTGCTGTTTACATGCAGCAAATGTTTCCTAACTTCGAAGCCTACCATCAACCAAGACTTAGAAATGTCATATATGGTTCACTCTAG